A region from the Inhella inkyongensis genome encodes:
- a CDS encoding GatB/YqeY domain-containing protein → MSLKDRITEDMKTAMRAKDSERLGAIRMLLAAVKQKEVDERVVVDDAMLIAIVDKLIKQRKDSIAQFTAAARLDLVEQEERELKVLQVYLPERLSTEAVQAEVQAIVAELGAGAKLGAADMGRVMGAVKAKLAGKADMGMVSAAVKQALAS, encoded by the coding sequence ATGAGCCTCAAAGATCGCATCACCGAAGACATGAAGACCGCCATGCGCGCCAAGGACAGCGAGCGCCTGGGCGCCATCCGCATGCTGCTGGCCGCCGTCAAGCAAAAGGAAGTGGATGAACGCGTGGTCGTCGATGACGCCATGCTGATCGCCATCGTCGACAAGCTGATCAAGCAGCGCAAAGACTCCATCGCCCAGTTCACCGCCGCCGCGCGCCTGGACCTGGTGGAGCAAGAAGAGCGCGAACTCAAGGTGCTGCAGGTCTACCTGCCCGAGCGTCTCTCGACTGAGGCCGTGCAGGCCGAGGTGCAGGCCATCGTGGCCGAACTAGGTGCGGGCGCCAAGCTGGGTGCGGCTGATATGGGCCGGGTGATGGGGGCCGTCAAAGCCAAGTTGGCCGGCAAGGCCGACATGGGCATGGTCTCGGCCGCCGTCAAGCAAGCGCTGGCTTCGTGA
- the rpsU gene encoding 30S ribosomal protein S21, whose protein sequence is MTTIRVKENEPFDVALRRFKRTIEKLGLLTDLRAREFFEKPTAERKRKKAAAVKRHYKRVRSMQLPKRMF, encoded by the coding sequence ATGACCACCATCCGCGTCAAAGAAAACGAGCCGTTCGACGTTGCCCTGCGTCGCTTCAAGCGCACCATTGAAAAGCTCGGTCTGCTGACCGACCTGCGCGCCCGCGAATTCTTTGAAAAGCCCACCGCCGAGCGCAAGCGCAAGAAGGCCGCCGCCGTCAAGCGCCACTACAAGCGCGTGCGCAGCATGCAGCTGCCCAAGCGCATGTTCTGA
- the sdhA gene encoding succinate dehydrogenase flavoprotein subunit: protein MQSSQLARRKFDVVIVGAGGSGMRASLQLSMAGLNVAVLSKVFPTRSHTVAAQGGIGASLGNMSEDNWHYHFFDTVKGSDWLGDQDAIEFMCREAPKVVYELEHFGMPFDRNPDGTIYQRPFGGHTANYGEKPVQRACAAADRTGHALLHTLYQQNVKARTQFFVEWMALDLIRDADGDCVGVTALEMETGEVYILEAKTVLMATGGAGRIYQASTNAFINTGDGLGMAARSGIPLEDMEFWQFHPTGVAGAGVLLTEGCRGEGAILRNANGERFMERYAPTLKDLAPRDFVSRSMDQEIKEGRGCGPNKDYVLLDMTHLGKDTILKRLPSVFEIGHNFANVDITKEPIPVVPTIHYQMGGIPTNINGQVVVPKNGNPNDVINGLYAVGECSCVSVHGANRLGTNSLLDLLVFGRAAGKHIVEFNLKNREHKPLPKDAADKTLARLARLDSATHGEYAQDVANDLRSAMQAHAGVFRTQAMLEAGVGKVAEIRERVKSIGLKDKSKVFNTARVEALEVENLIEAAQATIVSAAARPESRGAHAHNDFPNRDDANWMKHTLWYSEGSRLDYKPVQLKPLTAESVPPKVRTF from the coding sequence ATGCAATCGTCTCAACTCGCCCGTCGCAAATTCGACGTTGTCATCGTCGGTGCCGGCGGCTCCGGCATGCGCGCCTCGCTGCAACTGTCCATGGCCGGCCTGAACGTGGCCGTGTTGTCCAAGGTCTTCCCGACCCGTTCGCACACCGTGGCCGCCCAGGGTGGCATCGGGGCTTCGCTCGGCAATATGAGCGAGGACAACTGGCACTACCACTTCTTCGACACCGTCAAGGGCTCGGACTGGCTGGGTGACCAGGACGCCATCGAGTTCATGTGCCGTGAGGCGCCCAAGGTCGTGTACGAGCTTGAGCACTTCGGCATGCCGTTTGACCGCAACCCGGACGGCACCATCTACCAGCGCCCCTTCGGCGGTCACACCGCCAATTACGGCGAGAAACCCGTGCAGCGCGCCTGCGCGGCAGCCGACCGCACCGGTCACGCGCTGCTGCACACGCTCTATCAGCAGAACGTCAAGGCCCGCACCCAGTTCTTCGTCGAATGGATGGCGCTGGACCTGATTCGCGATGCCGACGGCGACTGCGTGGGCGTCACCGCCCTGGAGATGGAGACCGGTGAGGTCTACATCCTGGAAGCCAAGACCGTGTTGATGGCCACCGGCGGCGCCGGCCGCATCTACCAGGCCAGCACCAACGCCTTCATTAACACCGGCGACGGCCTGGGCATGGCCGCGCGTTCGGGCATCCCGCTGGAAGACATGGAGTTCTGGCAGTTCCACCCCACCGGCGTGGCCGGCGCGGGCGTGCTGCTGACCGAAGGTTGCCGGGGCGAGGGCGCCATCCTGCGCAACGCCAATGGCGAGCGCTTCATGGAGCGCTATGCCCCGACGCTCAAAGACCTGGCGCCGCGCGACTTCGTCTCGCGCTCCATGGACCAGGAGATCAAGGAAGGTCGCGGCTGCGGTCCCAACAAGGACTATGTGCTGCTGGACATGACCCACCTGGGCAAGGACACCATCTTGAAGCGCCTGCCCTCGGTGTTCGAGATCGGTCACAACTTTGCCAACGTCGACATCACGAAGGAGCCGATCCCCGTGGTGCCGACCATCCACTACCAGATGGGTGGCATCCCGACCAACATCAATGGCCAGGTGGTGGTGCCGAAGAACGGCAACCCGAATGATGTGATCAACGGCCTGTATGCGGTGGGCGAGTGCTCCTGCGTGTCGGTGCACGGCGCCAACCGCCTGGGTACCAACTCGCTGCTGGACCTGTTGGTGTTCGGCCGCGCGGCCGGCAAGCACATCGTCGAGTTCAATCTGAAGAACCGCGAGCACAAGCCCCTGCCCAAGGATGCCGCCGACAAGACCCTGGCTCGCCTGGCGCGTCTGGACTCGGCCACCCATGGCGAGTACGCCCAGGATGTGGCGAACGATCTGCGCAGTGCCATGCAAGCCCATGCGGGCGTGTTCCGCACCCAGGCCATGCTCGAAGCCGGCGTGGGCAAGGTGGCCGAGATCCGCGAACGCGTGAAGTCCATCGGTCTGAAGGACAAGAGCAAGGTGTTCAACACCGCGCGCGTCGAGGCCCTGGAGGTTGAGAACCTGATCGAGGCCGCGCAGGCCACCATCGTCTCGGCCGCCGCCCGTCCGGAAAGCCGTGGCGCCCACGCGCACAACGACTTCCCGAACCGCGACGACGCGAACTGGATGAAGCACACCCTGTGGTACTCGGAAGGCTCGCGCCTGGACTACAAGCCGGTGCAATTGAAGCCGCTGACGGCCGAATCCGTCCCGCCCAAGGTGCGTACCTTCTAA
- a CDS encoding TIGR01244 family sulfur transferase, giving the protein MNSLPLRPVAADVAVAPQLGPEHMAELARMGFRSVVNNRPDHEHGPGQPEHAAIQAAAQAAGLEYRFLPVSGGYQTPEQIEAMAKLLDELPRPLLMFCRSGARSTNLFLQACQFD; this is encoded by the coding sequence GTGAACTCGCTACCACTGCGCCCGGTCGCCGCCGATGTGGCGGTGGCACCGCAACTCGGCCCCGAGCACATGGCCGAGTTGGCCCGAATGGGATTTCGCAGCGTGGTCAACAACCGGCCGGATCACGAACACGGCCCGGGTCAGCCCGAACACGCGGCGATCCAGGCCGCGGCCCAGGCCGCCGGGCTGGAATACCGCTTTCTGCCCGTCTCGGGGGGCTATCAGACGCCCGAGCAAATTGAGGCCATGGCCAAGCTGCTTGACGAGCTGCCGCGCCCCCTGCTGATGTTCTGCCGCTCGGGCGCGCGCTCGACGAATTTGTTTTTGCAGGCCTGCCAGTTCGATTGA
- the sdhC gene encoding succinate dehydrogenase, cytochrome b556 subunit, with translation MNTKTRPTYTNLNVFRDLTSYRLPIAGVVSILHRISGLLMFLLLPLVVWFFDTSLTSEISYGEFTNAFVAGIGFVPGWFIKLVSLGLIWAYLHHFCAGLRHLWMDVTHSVSKEQGRSSAVAVFVVSLPLTALLGAKLFGLF, from the coding sequence ATGAATACGAAAACCCGCCCAACCTACACCAACCTCAATGTCTTTCGGGACTTGACCAGCTACCGCCTGCCCATTGCCGGCGTGGTCTCGATCCTGCATCGCATCAGCGGATTGCTGATGTTCTTGTTGCTGCCCCTGGTGGTCTGGTTCTTTGATACCAGCCTGACCAGCGAAATCAGCTACGGCGAGTTCACCAATGCCTTCGTGGCCGGCATCGGCTTCGTGCCGGGCTGGTTCATCAAGCTGGTCAGCCTGGGTTTGATCTGGGCCTACTTGCATCACTTTTGCGCCGGTTTGCGCCATTTGTGGATGGACGTCACGCACAGCGTCAGCAAGGAGCAGGGGCGCTCCAGCGCCGTGGCTGTGTTTGTGGTGAGCCTGCCGCTCACGGCCCTCCTGGGCGCCAAGCTGTTCGGGCTTTTCTAA
- a CDS encoding HpcH/HpaI aldolase/citrate lyase family protein, which translates to MRIHPRDALFAGEAAPISLPVVDHYSGSEKLMRKSLALQAARGPVFDVTLDCEDGAQVGAEEAQVRLAAELLASPDNRYGRVGVRVHPVDHPAFAMELQILAAAPVAPAYLMLPKVDSRAQLDRGAASVQAAWGARPAPPLQALIETHGGLREVEAIAAHPALQSLSFGLMDFVSGHHGAIPRTALSLPGQFEHPLVARAKLAIAAAAHGHGKVPSHCVVTELKSPAKLQAAAERAAREFGYTRMWSIHPDQIQPILDAFAPSAAEVDEAIEVLEVAQDTQWGPIRLRDQLHDRASYRLFWSLLQRAHQTGQALPAQVRERFFS; encoded by the coding sequence ATGCGAATTCACCCCCGCGATGCCCTGTTTGCCGGCGAGGCAGCCCCCATCAGCCTGCCCGTGGTCGACCACTACAGCGGCAGCGAAAAGCTGATGCGCAAGAGCCTGGCCCTGCAGGCCGCGCGCGGGCCGGTGTTTGATGTGACCTTGGACTGTGAGGACGGCGCTCAGGTCGGCGCCGAAGAAGCCCAGGTGCGCCTGGCGGCCGAACTGCTGGCCTCGCCGGACAACCGGTATGGCCGCGTCGGCGTGCGCGTGCACCCGGTCGATCACCCCGCTTTTGCGATGGAGCTGCAAATCTTGGCGGCCGCGCCGGTGGCGCCGGCCTACCTCATGCTGCCCAAGGTGGACTCGCGCGCCCAGTTGGACCGTGGCGCTGCATCTGTGCAGGCGGCCTGGGGGGCGCGCCCGGCCCCGCCGCTGCAGGCCTTGATCGAGACCCACGGGGGCTTGCGCGAGGTCGAGGCCATCGCCGCCCATCCGGCCCTGCAGTCCCTGTCCTTCGGTCTGATGGACTTTGTTTCCGGCCACCATGGCGCCATTCCGCGCACGGCCCTGAGCCTGCCGGGCCAGTTCGAGCATCCGCTGGTGGCGCGCGCCAAGCTGGCCATCGCCGCCGCCGCCCATGGCCATGGCAAGGTGCCCTCGCACTGTGTCGTCACCGAACTGAAGTCGCCCGCCAAATTGCAGGCCGCCGCCGAGCGCGCCGCGCGTGAGTTCGGCTACACGCGCATGTGGAGCATCCATCCGGATCAAATTCAACCCATCCTGGATGCCTTCGCCCCCAGTGCCGCCGAGGTGGACGAAGCCATCGAGGTGCTCGAAGTAGCCCAGGACACCCAATGGGGCCCCATCCGGCTGCGTGACCAACTGCACGACCGCGCCAGCTACCGCCTGTTCTGGAGCCTGTTGCAGCGCGCCCACCAAACCGGTCAAGCGCTGCCTGCCCAAGTGCGTGAACGCTTTTTCTCTTGA
- the sdhD gene encoding succinate dehydrogenase, hydrophobic membrane anchor protein — translation MSTFGNKRLVSGAHYGLRDWLAQRITGALMALFTIALVAQLLMPGELGYDRWAGIFSAQWMKVLTFTLILSLAYHAWVGVRDIWMDYVKPVGLRLTLHVFTLVWLVACTGWAIQVLWRL, via the coding sequence ATGTCAACCTTTGGCAACAAGCGTCTGGTCTCGGGCGCTCACTATGGTTTGCGTGACTGGCTGGCCCAGCGCATCACCGGCGCCTTGATGGCGCTATTCACCATCGCCCTGGTGGCGCAGTTGTTGATGCCTGGCGAACTGGGCTACGACCGCTGGGCCGGCATTTTCTCGGCCCAGTGGATGAAGGTGTTGACCTTCACTTTGATCCTGTCCCTGGCTTATCACGCCTGGGTGGGTGTGCGTGACATCTGGATGGACTATGTGAAGCCGGTCGGCCTGCGCCTGACCCTGCATGTGTTCACCCTGGTCTGGCTGGTGGCCTGCACCGGCTGGGCAATTCAAGTGCTCTGGAGGCTCTAA
- a CDS encoding malate dehydrogenase has product MSKKPVRVAVTGAAGQIGYALLFRIASGEMLGKDQPVILQLLEIPDEKAQNALKGVMMELEDCAFPLLAGMEAHSDPMTAFKDTDYALLVGARPRGPGMERADLLAANAQIFTVQGKALNAVASRNVKVLVVGNPANTNAYIAMKSAPDLPAKNFTAMLRLDHNRAASQIAAKTGKAVGSIKKLAVWGNHSPTMYADYRFATIDGAAVKDMINDQVWNKDVFLPTVGKRGAAIIAARGLSSAASAANAAIDHMRDWALGTNGEWVTMGIPSMGDYDIPKEVMYGFPVTCEGGEYKVVQGLEIDAFSRECMTKTLNELLEEQNGVKHLL; this is encoded by the coding sequence ATGAGCAAGAAGCCCGTTCGCGTCGCCGTCACCGGCGCCGCTGGTCAGATTGGTTACGCCCTGCTGTTCCGCATCGCCTCGGGCGAAATGCTGGGCAAGGACCAGCCCGTCATCCTGCAGCTGCTGGAAATCCCCGACGAGAAGGCCCAGAACGCGCTCAAGGGCGTGATGATGGAACTGGAAGACTGCGCCTTCCCGCTGCTGGCCGGTATGGAAGCCCATAGCGACCCGATGACCGCCTTCAAGGACACCGACTACGCGCTGCTCGTGGGCGCCCGTCCGCGCGGCCCCGGCATGGAGCGCGCCGACTTGCTGGCTGCTAACGCCCAGATCTTCACGGTGCAGGGCAAGGCCCTGAACGCTGTGGCCAGCCGCAATGTCAAGGTGCTGGTGGTGGGCAATCCGGCCAACACCAATGCCTACATCGCCATGAAGTCGGCCCCGGACCTGCCGGCCAAGAACTTCACCGCCATGCTGCGCCTGGACCACAACCGCGCCGCCAGCCAGATCGCTGCCAAGACCGGCAAGGCTGTGGGCTCAATCAAGAAGCTGGCCGTGTGGGGCAACCACTCGCCCACCATGTACGCCGACTACCGCTTCGCCACCATCGACGGCGCCGCAGTCAAAGACATGATCAACGACCAGGTCTGGAACAAGGACGTGTTCCTGCCCACGGTGGGCAAGCGCGGCGCGGCCATCATTGCCGCGCGCGGCCTCTCCAGCGCCGCCTCGGCCGCCAACGCCGCCATCGACCACATGCGCGACTGGGCCCTAGGCACCAACGGCGAGTGGGTCACCATGGGCATCCCCTCGATGGGCGACTACGACATCCCCAAGGAAGTCATGTACGGCTTCCCCGTCACCTGCGAGGGCGGCGAGTACAAGGTGGTGCAGGGCCTGGAAATTGATGCCTTCAGCCGCGAGTGCATGACCAAGACCCTGAACGAACTGCTGGAAGAGCAGAACGGCGTCAAGCACCTGCTGTAA